A DNA window from Candidatus Latescibacterota bacterium contains the following coding sequences:
- a CDS encoding PQQ-dependent sugar dehydrogenase, whose product MRRLPLLLTASCALAAACSSPASDYRAELLSDALHKPLYLVQAPGDSVRSFIVEQSGRIRVMVGDALREAPFLDLSGEVFDPDARGGGERGLLGLAFHPGFADNRRFVVDYTDRRGTTQIVEFRAASPGAADPASARTILSIEQPNTNHNGGMVEFGPDGYLYIGMGDGGGAGDPGNRAQDLGSLLGKILRLDVDNPPPGAAYGIPPDNPFVETAGARPEIWAYGLRNPWRFSFDPATDELWIADVGQKAWEEIDRQPAGAGGLNYGWRLREGAHCYDPPEDCERPGLVDPVHEYSHRMGCSITGGHVYRGAALPELAGHYFYSDWCAGKVWAFDPVSGATLEILKDLGPVTSFGRDHRGELYVMEGGGKVWRIVRGI is encoded by the coding sequence ATGCGACGACTCCCGCTCCTGCTGACCGCGAGCTGCGCCCTCGCCGCCGCCTGCTCGAGCCCCGCCAGCGACTACCGCGCGGAACTGCTCTCCGACGCGCTCCACAAGCCGCTCTACCTGGTCCAGGCCCCGGGCGACAGCGTGCGCAGCTTCATCGTGGAGCAGAGCGGGCGGATCCGCGTCATGGTCGGCGACGCCCTGCGCGAGGCGCCCTTCCTCGACCTGAGCGGCGAGGTCTTCGACCCCGACGCCCGGGGCGGCGGCGAGCGCGGCCTGCTCGGCCTCGCCTTCCACCCGGGCTTCGCCGACAACCGGCGCTTCGTGGTGGACTACACCGACCGCCGCGGGACCACGCAGATCGTCGAGTTCCGGGCCGCGAGCCCGGGCGCCGCCGACCCGGCCAGCGCGCGGACGATCCTCAGCATCGAGCAGCCCAACACGAACCACAACGGCGGCATGGTGGAGTTCGGCCCCGACGGCTACCTCTACATCGGCATGGGCGACGGCGGCGGCGCCGGCGACCCCGGCAACCGGGCGCAGGACCTCGGCAGCCTGCTGGGCAAGATCCTGCGCCTGGACGTCGACAACCCGCCCCCGGGGGCGGCCTACGGCATCCCGCCGGACAACCCCTTCGTGGAGACCGCGGGCGCGCGGCCCGAGATCTGGGCGTATGGGCTGCGGAACCCCTGGCGCTTCAGCTTCGATCCGGCCACGGACGAGCTCTGGATCGCCGACGTGGGTCAAAAGGCCTGGGAGGAGATCGACCGCCAGCCCGCGGGCGCCGGCGGCCTCAACTACGGCTGGCGCCTGCGCGAGGGCGCCCACTGCTACGACCCGCCCGAGGATTGCGAGCGCCCGGGCCTGGTGGACCCCGTCCACGAGTACTCGCACCGGATGGGCTGCTCGATCACCGGTGGGCACGTCTACCGGGGCGCGGCGCTGCCGGAGCTGGCCGGGCACTACTTCTACTCCGACTGGTGCGCGGGGAAGGTGTGGGCCTTCGACCCCGTTTCGGGAGCTACTCTGGAGATTCTCAAGGACTTGGGGCCGGTGACGTCCTTCGGCCGCGACCACAGGGGGGAGCTCTACGTCATGGAGGGGGGCGGGAAGGTCTGGCGCATCGTTCGAGGGATCTGA